From a region of the Sesamum indicum cultivar Zhongzhi No. 13 linkage group LG3, S_indicum_v1.0, whole genome shotgun sequence genome:
- the LOC105157191 gene encoding aldehyde dehydrogenase family 2 member B4, mitochondrial has protein sequence MAARRISYFFSRSLSLPTSPASLARKYGLWGRGMQRYTTATVLEEPITPPVQVNYTKLLINGQFVDSASGKTFPTLDPRTGEVIAHVAEGDVEDVNRAVSAARKAFDEGPWPKMSAYERSRIILRFADLVEKHMQELAQLETWDNGKPYEQALTAELPLFVRLFHYYAGWADKIHGLTVPADGPHHVQVLHEPIGVAGQIIPWNFPLLMYAWKVGPALACGNTIVLKSAEQTPLTALYVSKLFHEAGLPDGVLNVVSGYGPTAGAALASHMDIDKLAFTGSTDTGKVVLELAAKSNLKPVTLELGGKSPFIVFEDADIDRAVELAHFALFFNQGQCCCAGSRTFVHERVYDEFVEKAKARAARRTVGDPFKKGIEQGPQIDSDQFDKVLRYIRSGIDGNAKLECGGERVGSKGFYIQPTVFSNVEDNMLIAQDEIFGPVQSILKFKDVDEVIKRANATRYGLAAGVFTKNIDIANTVSRGLRAGTVWVNCFDVFDAAIPFGGYKMSGIGREKGIYSLKNYLQVKAVISPLTNPAWL, from the exons ACCCCTCCAGTTCAAGTTAATTACACCAAGCTTCTGATCAATGGACAGTTTGTTGATTCAGCATCCG GAAAAACATTTCCTACATTGGACCCTCGGACCGGAGAGGTTATTGCACACGTTGCCGAAGGAGATGTGGAGGATGTCAATCGGGCCGTTTCGGCCGCCCGTAAGGCATTTGATGAGGGGCCGTGGCCGAAAATGAGTGCTTAT GAAAGATCTCGTATAATACTACGATTTGCTGATTTGGTCGAGAAGCACATGCAAGAGCTGGCTCAGCTTGAGACATGGGACAATGGCAAGCCTTACGAGCAGGCTCTGACGGCAGAACTCCCCTTGTTCGTGCGCCTGTTTCATTATTACGCTG GATGGGCTGATAAAATTCATGGCTTAACGGTGCCAGCTGATGGACCGCACCATGTTCAAGTTCTGCACGAGCCGATTGGTGTTGCCGGCCAAATCATTCCTTGGAACTTTCCGCTTCTCATGTATGCCTGGAAAGTTGGTCCTGCTCTCGCATGTGGAAACACTATTGTCCTGAAATCTGCGGAACAAACACCATTAACTGCTCTGTATGTTTCCAAACTGTTCCATGAG GCTGGTCTTCCGGACGGCGTTCTAAATGTCGTGTCTGGATATGGTCCAACTGCTGGTGCAGCTCTTGCTAGTCACATGGATATCGACAAG CTTGCTTTCACTGGATCAACCGATACTGGCAAAGTTGTACTTGAGTTGGCTGCAAAGAGCAATCTAAAGCCAGTGACGCTGGAACTCGGAGGCAAATCTCCGTTTATCGTGTTTGAGGATGCTGATATCGACAGGGCTGTGGAGCTAGCACATTTTGCTCTGTTCTTTAATCAG GGCCAGTGCTGCTGTGCTGGCTCTCGTACGTTCGTCCATGAACGTGTATATGACGAGTTCGTCGAAAAGGCAAAGGCACGTGCTGCGAGACGTACCGTTGGTGACCCCTTCAAGAAAGGGATCGAACAAGGCCCACAG ATTGACTCGGATCAGTTTGACAAGGTTCTTCGTTATATAAGATCAGGGATCGATGGCAACGCTAAGCTGGAGTGTGGAGGTGAAAGGGTCGGGTCTAAAGGTTTCTATATTCAGCCCACTGTATTTTCAAATGTTGAG GACAACATGCTGATAGCACAGGACGAGATTTTCGGCCCGGTCCAGAGCATCTTGAAGTTCAA GGATGTTGACGAAGTGATCAAAAGAGCAAATGCTACACGCTATGGCCTAGCAGCCGGCGTTTTCACGAAAAACATCGATATTGCCAACACGGTGTCGAGAGGACTAAGGGCCGGCACCGTCTGGGTGAACTGCTTCGACGTGTTTGATGCTGCAATCCCTTTCGGCGGGTACAAGATGAGCGGCATTGGGCGGGAGAAGGGGATCTACAGCCTCAAGAACTACTTGCAGGTGAAAGCTGTTATTTCTCCTCTGACAAATCCTGCATGGTTGTGA
- the LOC105157192 gene encoding U-box domain-containing protein 19 — MIQKFDRNDRRILKFPAVHPCEGISPATLLESLIALSQVICNYQFRFFATQRRKARETIRQILILLMFFEEVRDHGLSLPDSVVLCLSELHLTFQKIQFLLEDCAREGGRILILMKSHFVATQFRSLIRAVATALDVLPLSSIEVSSETKELVEMLTKQARKAKMEIDPADETAMKRVILVLNQFENRFEPDPFMIRRILGHLDIKTWAECHREIRFLDEEIRAEYLDGNEREVPLLSSLLGLLSYCRAVLFEDCDFGVIDRSEGRNSNFEVLTCLNPEDFRCPISLELMTDPVTVSTGQTYDRVSIQKWLRSGNLVCPKTGEKLTSTEMVPNTSLKKLIQQFCAEYGISLAKSSKKNHDISRTILPGSPANAQAIRFLSEFLTLSLGYGADYQKNKAAYEIRLLAKSNLFNRSCLIESGAIPPLLELLASTDPGTQENAISALLKLSKQPRGQKAIIENGGLSSILAVLQNGMRLESRQIAAATVFYLSSVHEHRKMIGENGKTIPALLELIKEGTPCGKKNSVVALFALLFYHRNRQRAIAAGAVPALLGLLESSDRVELKTDVLAVLSTLADSVDGSMEILQASALPLILRLLQSIDSRAGKEHCVSILHSLCLNCGADVVSILATDTSLMSTLYSLLTEGTSHAGRKARSLIKILQKFCEMRSSRLVKEVHQEQFVNVW; from the coding sequence ATGATCCAGAAATTTGACCGGAATGATCGCCGGATTCTGAAATTTCCGGCGGTTCATCCCTGTGAAGGCATATCTCCGGCGACCCTTCTGGAGTCTTTGATCGCACTTTCACAGGTTATATGCAATTACCAGTTCAGGTTCTTCGCGACGCAAAGACGGAAAGCCCGCGAAACGATTCGacaaattttgattcttttgatgtttttcGAGGAGGTTAGGGACCATGGCCTGAGTTTACCGGACTCGGTTGTTCTTTGCTTGTCGGAGCTCCACCTCACGTTTCAGAAGATTCAGTTCTTGCTGGAGGATTGCGCCCGGGAAGGGGGGAGGATCTTGATTCTGATGAAATCCCATTTCGTGGCGACTCAATTCCGGTCTCTGATTCGGGCTGTTGCTACTGCCCTGGATGTTCTTCCGTTGAGTTCGATTGAAGTTTCGTCTGAAACTAAGGAGCTGGTGGAGATGCTGACCAAGCAGGCGAGGAAGGCGAAAATGGAGATTGATCCGGCAGACGAAACAGCGATGAAGAGAGTGATTTTAGTTCTGAACCAGTTCGAGAACAGGTTTGAGCCGGACCCGTTTATGATCAGGAGGATTCTTGGCCATCTGGATATCAAAACATGGGCTGAGTGTCACAGGGAGATCAGGTTCTTGGATGAGGAGATTCGGGCCGAGTATTTGGATGGAAATGAGAGAGAGGTGCCTTTGTTGAGCAGTTTGCTTGGGTTGTTGAGCTACTGCAGAGCAGTTCTGTTTGAGGATTGTGATTTTGGAGTTATTGATCGGTCAGAAGGGAGAAACAGTAACTTTGAAGTGCTTACTTGCTTGAATCCTGAAGATTTTCGTTGCCCAATATCCCTGGAGTTGATGACTGATCCAGTGACGGTATCGACAGGGCAGACGTATGACCGTGTGTCGATACAGAAATGGCTGAGATCGGGGAATTTGGTGTGTCCCAAAACAGGAGAGAAGCTCACAAGCACAGAAATGGTGCCTAACACAAGCCTTAAGAAGCTTATTCAACAGTTTTGTGCAGAATATGGGATTTCACTTGCGAAATCGAGcaagaaaaatcatgatatttCCCGGACGATTTTACCGGGAAGTCCTGCCAATGCACAAGCTATCAGATTTCTATCTGAATTTCTCACCTTGAGCCTTGGATACGGGGCGGATTATCAGAAGAACAAGGCAGCCTACGAAATTCGGCTGCTGGCCAAGTCGAATTTGTTCAACAGGTCCTGTTTGATCGAGTCAGGTGCCATTCCACCACTCCTGGAATTGCTTGCTTCAACTGATCCAGGAACACAAGAAAATGCGATTTCTGCTCTCTTGAAGCTATCGAAGCAGCCAAGGGGGCAGAAAGCAATAATCGAAAATGGGGGCTTGAGTTCAATTCTAGCAGTGCTTCAAAACGGCATGAGGTTAGAATCCAGGCAAATCGCAGCAGCCACCGTCTTTTACCTCTCCTCAGTTCATGAACACCGCAAGATGATTGGAGAAAACGGCAAAACCATCCCTGCCTTGTTAGAGTTGATCAAAGAAGGGACACCCTGTGGGAAGAAAAACTCGGTGGTGGCTCTTTTCGCTTTACTTTTCTACCACAGAAACCGACAGAGGGCCATAGCAGCCGGAGCAGTGCCAGCACTATTAGGCCTATTGGAGTCGTCTGACAGAGTGGAGCTCAAGACTGATGTGTTAGCCGTTCTGTCCACATTGGCAGATAGTGTTGATGGATCAATGGAAATTCTGCAGGCTTCAGCTCTGCCCTTAATCCTGAGGTTGCTGCAATCGATAGACAGCCGTGCTGGAAAAGAACACTGTGTTTCAATCCTACATTCTCTGTGCCTCAACTGTGGAGCAGACGTTGTGTCCATTTTAGCAACGGACACCTCTCTTATGTCCACACTGTATTCACTTTTGACTGAAGGTACATCACATGCTGGCAGAAAAGCGCGATCCCTCATCAAAATCCTGCAGAAATTTTGTGAAATGAGGTCGTCTCGTCTGGTCAAGGAGGTCCATCAAGAACAATTTGTCAATGTGTGGTGA
- the LOC105157193 gene encoding protein DELETION OF SUV3 SUPPRESSOR 1(I)-like, with protein sequence MATEQPKPATEEVKMDLFEDDDEFEEFEIDQEWDDKEGKEITQQWEDDWDDDDVNDDFSLQLRRELESNPEKSEAKST encoded by the exons ATGGCGACCGAACAACCAAAGCCCGCTACTGAGGAAGTGAAGATGGATCTATTTGAAGACGATGATGAGTTCGAGGAGTTTGAGATTGATCAAG AGTGGGATGACAAAGAAGGCAAGGAAATAACTCAGCAATGGGAAGATGACtgggatgatgatgatgtgaaCGACGATTTCTCCCTGCAGCTGAGGAGGGAATTGGAGAGCAACCCTGAGAAGAGTGAGGCTAAATCTACATGA